The DNA sequence CCGTCCGGGGTGTTTCCCCTGCCAACCCCAGAACAAAAAGCCCCGTAGCTTCCAATCCCACACTCTTGACCAGATGGACGGCCATTCGAGCCTGCTCAACGGTGGCCGACTTGAGGTGCCGGTCGAGGAGGGCCTGGCTGCCGGTTTCCAGGCCAAAGGAGATCTGGTGGCATCCGGCGCGCCGCATGAGGATCAGCAACTCTGAGTCCACCTCGTCCACCCGCGCCAGACATCTCCAACTGAACCGAACATTCCGCCGCAGGATCGCCTCGCAGATTTCGAGCGCCCAGTCCCGCCGATGCGTGAAAACGAGATCTTTGAAATTAATTTGCGGAATACCGTTGCGATCGAGGATCGCCGCGATTTCCTCCACCACATGGGCCGGACTGCGATAACGAACTTTGGCCCCGAACCACAAGGAATCCGGGCAGAAGGCACAGGCATAGGGGCAACCCCGCGACGCCTGGATCGTCGTATAGGGCGCCCGCCGGTCGAGAATGGAACGGTATCTTCTCACGTCCATCAGGCCGCGATCCGGGATGGGAAGGTCGTCCAGACGGGCGACCCAGGCGCGCTGCCCCAGCACCACCGCGCCGTCGCTCCGGTGGGCCAGGGAACGTTCAGGTTGGCCGCGCAGGAAATCCAAGAGCGGCATTTCGGGCTCTCCCTGGATCACGTAATCGACGCCGCCCGCCAACGCCGGTCGCGGGTCAACCGTAACGTTCGCGCCCGCGAAGAGGACCCGCAGATCCGGAAGGGCGGCCTTGACCGCCTGAATGAGCGCCAAATCATCCTCGAGGGAGTACCACGTTGAAATCAGGAGAAGGGCCGGTGCCGGTTGCTCTCGAAGGTATCCCGCGATTTCGCCGGCTCCCCATCCCCGCGAGTCCGCGTCCAGGAAGTCCGCTTTGAATCCGGAGGCCCGCGCCCACGTGGCCAGTCCGGCCAAGTCGACCGGCGGGTACGGGATGGCCGCCGGCAGGAGCCCTCCCGACCAGTCCCGGATCACGGCGACAGGCCGGCCCTTCCACTTGCCGGAAGGATGGAGGAACAAGATATCGTTCATGGATTCAGCCCGCAAATCCCAGGAAATAGCGGAGCCCGTGCCAGTAAGGCTTGGCGTCCTCCCATGATCGGATCCTTCTCAGGTGTTTCCAGAAGAAACCCGGTCTGAGATAGAAGCGTCGGTAGGCCCGCAGGAACATTCTCGAAACCTCACGCTCATCCTTGTACCCCGTGGGAACGAAGGACGGTTCCTTGAAGTGATAATCGTAGTTCTCCTTGATGCGTCCCATTTTTCGACACAACTCCAGAAATGCGTGGACTCCTCCCTCCGGGTAGCACAGGTTGAAGATCGCGTGGTCCAAGTCCAGTTCAATCGCGAATCGGATGGTCCGTTCCCCTTTTTCCGGAGTTTCGCCCGGCAGCGCCAGGATGAAAAAGGCCGCCGGCGAAATCCCGACTTCATGGGTCCACCGGACCACTTCCCGGGTCTGCTCGATCGTAATTCCCTTCTCCACCAAGTCCAACAAGTCTTGGCTCCCCGATTCGATTCCGTACGTGATCATCCAACAGCCGGCGTCCGCCATGGCCCGAAGGATCCCCCGGTCCACGGAATCGATTTTCGTCTCGCAGCTCCAGCTCACCCCCATTCCGCTTCGGGCCATGCGTTCGCAGAACTCAAACATCCACTTCCGACGATTGACGAAGTTATCGTCCTCGAAGTATATATCGCGGATACCGTACTCCTGTTGGACCTTCCGAATATCCTCAACCACGCGCTCGGGAGAATGGCGGCGGTACTTTACCTTGAATTGCTCCGTGAGGGCGCAAAACGTGCACTGGGCATAGTCGCATCCCCGGGCGGTGACCATGGGGAGCGTCGGGAGTCTTCTCCATTTGTGGGGAAGCGGTCGATACCTCTTGAGATCGTACAGACGCCAAGCCGGGGAAGGCAGCGAATCAAGATCCGAGACCAAAGATCGAGGGAGATTCTTTCTTATGCCCCCCTCGGGCAAGCGGTAGATGATTCCTTGAACGCCATGCCAATCCTCGCCCGCTTCGGCACGCGCGCAGATCTCGCTCAGGGTCTCTTCGGCTTCACCATAGACGAGGGCGTCGATCTCCGGGCATTCAAGGAGCGACTCTTCGTTCGTAGCCGTAACATGCGGGCCTCCCAGCAGAACCGGAACGGGAAAAGATCGCTTCA is a window from the Nitrospirota bacterium genome containing:
- a CDS encoding radical SAM protein → MNDILFLHPSGKWKGRPVAVIRDWSGGLLPAAIPYPPVDLAGLATWARASGFKADFLDADSRGWGAGEIAGYLREQPAPALLLISTWYSLEDDLALIQAVKAALPDLRVLFAGANVTVDPRPALAGGVDYVIQGEPEMPLLDFLRGQPERSLAHRSDGAVVLGQRAWVARLDDLPIPDRGLMDVRRYRSILDRRAPYTTIQASRGCPYACAFCPDSLWFGAKVRYRSPAHVVEEIAAILDRNGIPQINFKDLVFTHRRDWALEICEAILRRNVRFSWRCLARVDEVDSELLILMRRAGCHQISFGLETGSQALLDRHLKSATVEQARMAVHLVKSVGLEATGLFVLGLAGETPRTVRETLALALSLPLDFAHFNMLVDIHEPFFHYSPELRAETLRANLRFYGRPRKLLAVVWRVLQDPAQVPAWFQTAAGVLRT
- a CDS encoding radical SAM protein, with the translated sequence MKFALVTPPYNIYRQLYGIKLNENLSIQPQVGLGYIGAMLEKAGHQTLLIDALAEGIPEGVITRRLGEFGPDLIGVNALTLWSQQAFALIRTLKRSFPVPVLLGGPHVTATNEESLLECPEIDALVYGEAEETLSEICARAEAGEDWHGVQGIIYRLPEGGIRKNLPRSLVSDLDSLPSPAWRLYDLKRYRPLPHKWRRLPTLPMVTARGCDYAQCTFCALTEQFKVKYRRHSPERVVEDIRKVQQEYGIRDIYFEDDNFVNRRKWMFEFCERMARSGMGVSWSCETKIDSVDRGILRAMADAGCWMITYGIESGSQDLLDLVEKGITIEQTREVVRWTHEVGISPAAFFILALPGETPEKGERTIRFAIELDLDHAIFNLCYPEGGVHAFLELCRKMGRIKENYDYHFKEPSFVPTGYKDEREVSRMFLRAYRRFYLRPGFFWKHLRRIRSWEDAKPYWHGLRYFLGFAG